The following are from one region of the Pseudodesulfovibrio piezophilus C1TLV30 genome:
- a CDS encoding tetratricopeptide repeat protein: protein MPHMTHRLPANTVLAATMITLALLGLTACSTRTRAPLPSPRPLSESAELDYDYLVYQDQLQRLQRHEADAKGNKISQKEIAKIKARAEAALNNLLKATPTPQLYLEKAGLFWNDPSGATRSRMALKEGLAQFPDNQILTIYLANSYIVDNEADAAIDVMSQYLKRHPNDIPARERLGQMLMDAGKDAEALDQLKAIPDAKRTADTFYAMGRVQGNLEMRKAAINNLRKAVAMDPDFTEAMVELAYQYDMIKDYVAAEKTYTSILANGDPFPEVRLRLINVNLKLNNPDRALTMALEGPQSKSFILDAALMFINDKFYAQGSTVLDMLTSDGEIPAEYFFNKAVIANEGENDQEKALAYLAKVKENDRLYPHALRFQAQLYHAQGQEEKAFAVVRKAKALYPDGPIFYIIESSFFESQGNWTAAEKVLKEGLKRMADNPNLNYTLAMIYDQVGRRSEGLELLEAILHDHPDHTGALNSVGYMLADENLDLDRALVLVQKAAMLEPDNPYILDSVAWVFFKMNRLDEAWENIRFAVDIMDSDPTIWEHYGDIASAMGKVKSAGRAYNLSLKYNSKYSDRIKKKLNAL from the coding sequence ATGCCACACATGACACACCGTTTGCCCGCCAACACTGTTTTGGCCGCTACAATGATCACCCTCGCCCTCTTGGGCCTGACCGCATGTTCAACACGGACCAGGGCTCCGTTGCCGTCGCCACGTCCGCTGTCAGAGAGTGCGGAACTGGATTACGATTACCTGGTCTATCAAGATCAATTGCAACGCCTGCAACGCCACGAAGCCGATGCCAAGGGCAACAAGATCTCACAAAAGGAAATTGCCAAAATCAAAGCTCGTGCAGAGGCAGCCCTGAATAATCTGCTGAAAGCGACTCCGACTCCACAGCTCTACCTGGAAAAAGCGGGATTGTTCTGGAATGATCCAAGTGGAGCCACTCGTTCACGCATGGCTCTCAAAGAAGGTCTGGCCCAATTCCCGGACAATCAGATCCTGACCATTTATCTGGCCAATTCATATATTGTCGACAATGAAGCCGATGCTGCCATTGATGTCATGAGCCAATACCTGAAACGGCACCCGAACGACATCCCGGCACGTGAACGGTTGGGACAGATGTTGATGGATGCGGGCAAGGACGCTGAAGCGCTCGATCAACTCAAAGCCATACCGGATGCCAAACGCACGGCAGACACATTCTATGCCATGGGACGAGTACAGGGCAACCTGGAGATGCGTAAAGCCGCCATCAACAACCTGCGTAAAGCTGTCGCCATGGACCCGGATTTTACTGAAGCCATGGTAGAACTGGCCTACCAGTATGACATGATCAAAGACTATGTCGCGGCCGAAAAGACATATACAAGCATTCTCGCCAACGGCGACCCGTTCCCCGAAGTACGTTTGCGTTTGATTAACGTTAACCTCAAACTGAACAACCCGGATCGTGCGTTGACCATGGCCTTGGAAGGTCCCCAGTCCAAAAGCTTTATCCTTGATGCAGCACTCATGTTCATCAATGACAAATTCTATGCCCAGGGTTCAACCGTACTGGATATGCTGACCAGCGACGGAGAGATCCCCGCTGAATACTTCTTCAACAAAGCGGTCATAGCCAACGAAGGTGAAAACGATCAGGAAAAGGCTCTGGCCTACCTCGCCAAAGTCAAGGAGAACGACCGCCTTTATCCGCACGCACTCCGCTTTCAAGCTCAACTTTACCATGCGCAAGGTCAGGAAGAAAAAGCTTTTGCCGTTGTCAGGAAGGCAAAAGCACTCTATCCGGATGGTCCTATCTTCTACATTATCGAATCCAGCTTCTTTGAAAGTCAGGGAAATTGGACCGCAGCTGAAAAAGTTCTCAAAGAAGGCCTGAAGCGCATGGCGGACAACCCCAATCTCAATTACACGCTGGCGATGATCTATGATCAGGTAGGGCGACGTTCCGAGGGGCTGGAACTCTTGGAGGCAATTCTTCACGATCACCCGGACCATACCGGAGCACTCAACTCTGTAGGGTACATGCTTGCAGATGAGAACCTGGATCTGGACCGCGCCCTTGTTCTGGTACAGAAGGCAGCGATGCTGGAACCGGACAACCCCTACATCCTCGATTCCGTAGCCTGGGTCTTTTTCAAGATGAACCGACTTGATGAAGCATGGGAGAATATCCGCTTTGCTGTGGATATCATGGACAGTGATCCCACCATCTGGGAACATTACGGGGATATTGCCAGCGCCATGGGCAAAGTCAAATCAGCCGGCAGAGCCTACAATTTATCCTTGAAGTACAATTCCAAATACAGCGACAGGATCAAGAAGAAACTCAACGCGCTATGA
- a CDS encoding sigma-70 family RNA polymerase sigma factor translates to MPSTEKKTAKHTEVVEPEIMDSELDKTDSDEPELDDAVLADLEAESKKSRPPAKIAPVEKRLPAFQSQTSKEVRVRDPLQLYLKEIARFPMLEPEEEYALAKRVQDENDQDAAFKLVSSHLRLVVKIAMDFQRRWMQNALDLIQEGNVGLLKAVTKFDPEKGIKFSYYAAFWVKAYILKYIMDNWRMVKVGTTQTQRKLFYNLNKERQRLQTMGFDPTTEALSKSLGVSETEIEEMDQRLSKNDMSLNTPLGEDSDATKMDFLPSLGPGVEDTIASDQLVELLLENIKAIRPKLNEKELAILDDRLLSEDPITLREIGERFEVTRERVRQIEARLLAKIREFMTDKVKDFSKDWVLEHD, encoded by the coding sequence ATGCCATCTACCGAGAAAAAAACAGCCAAACACACTGAAGTAGTGGAACCGGAGATCATGGATTCCGAACTCGACAAAACGGACTCCGATGAACCGGAGCTTGACGACGCAGTCCTCGCAGACCTGGAAGCCGAGTCAAAGAAATCCCGCCCCCCGGCCAAAATTGCGCCCGTGGAAAAAAGGCTTCCCGCCTTTCAGTCCCAGACATCCAAGGAAGTCAGGGTCCGCGATCCCCTGCAGCTCTATCTCAAGGAGATAGCCCGTTTCCCGATGCTGGAGCCAGAGGAAGAGTACGCTCTCGCCAAACGGGTTCAGGACGAGAACGATCAGGATGCGGCTTTCAAGCTCGTCTCTTCACACCTGCGCCTCGTGGTCAAGATTGCCATGGATTTCCAGCGACGCTGGATGCAAAACGCCCTGGACCTGATTCAGGAGGGCAATGTGGGGTTACTCAAGGCAGTGACCAAATTCGACCCCGAAAAAGGCATCAAGTTTTCATACTACGCCGCCTTCTGGGTCAAGGCATACATCCTGAAATACATCATGGACAACTGGCGCATGGTCAAGGTGGGCACCACCCAGACTCAGCGCAAGCTGTTCTATAATCTGAACAAGGAACGCCAGCGCCTCCAGACCATGGGATTCGACCCCACCACAGAGGCGCTCAGCAAATCGCTTGGAGTCAGTGAAACTGAAATCGAAGAGATGGACCAGAGGCTCTCGAAAAATGACATGTCGCTCAACACGCCACTCGGAGAAGATTCCGATGCGACCAAGATGGATTTTCTCCCTTCCCTTGGACCGGGAGTTGAGGATACCATCGCCAGCGATCAGCTTGTGGAACTCCTTTTGGAGAACATCAAGGCGATCCGACCGAAACTGAATGAAAAGGAACTGGCTATTCTTGATGACCGTTTGCTCTCCGAAGACCCGATTACCTTGCGGGAGATAGGAGAACGGTTCGAGGTGACCAGAGAGCGTGTGCGCCAAATTGAGGCACGCCTGCTCGCCAAAATACGCGAGTTCATGACTGACAAGGTCAAGGACTTCTCCAAGGACTGGGTGCTGGAGCACGACTAG
- a CDS encoding homocysteine S-methyltransferase family protein, whose protein sequence is MPDFRSILRDDKVYFFDGGYGTLLQGRGLPAGLSPELWGLEAPDIIRSVHQDYLDAGADVLTTNTFGGSRPKLGSAVDPYKLNRTMTEIARQVAGEKAFVAASIGPTGHFVEPLGDLTFREMVEIFKEQIKGCVDGGADLILGETHFDLAEAKAVVVAARLVCDLPVALSMTFEGTASLTGTSPLTFVDTMQNMGVELIGTNCSAGPEQMQETLRSWAPRLETPTFAEANAGLPELDDDGNTSFRLPPDPFAEQACRFVDLGAKFIGGCCGTTPDHIRALRARVGDASWVRPRKTDNAQLVLTSRAVSVPIGFDHPGVIIGERINPTGKKLLTGELQEGIFSEALRFASEQVDLGAPVLDVNVGAPMVDETVLLPDLVKTLSGRFPTPLSIDSNDSAAIEAGLWVYPGSPLVNSISGESGKMEELGPLCKLFGAPFILLPIVGSKLPVTASERLVVIEGLLKEADRLGIPRRLIMVDALALTVSSKPEAARHSLDVMRHCRDEWGLVTTIGLSNISFGLPARELLNSTFLSLSMASGLCSFIANPNSARLQEALHTTEVLLNRDPQAERYIGKFTDWTGGEGSQAAPAAKTGDDTGGLPPVQAAVIKGDKDVIVALVEKELDAGKAAMAVVNDLLIPGILAVGEKYERKEYFLPQLLRSAETMQTAFARLKPLLEEDETAGAKPVIVMATVEGDIHDIGKNIVCLMLKNYGFEVVDLGKDVKAEVIVEAAIENKASVIGLSALMTTTMVRMEDTVNLVRERGMDTKVIIGGAVVTEKFCNAIGADGWSTDAIAAVKLAQRLTQ, encoded by the coding sequence GTGCCCGATTTCAGGTCAATTCTTCGTGATGACAAGGTCTATTTTTTCGATGGTGGCTATGGCACCCTATTGCAGGGCAGAGGGTTGCCAGCCGGACTTTCTCCCGAGCTTTGGGGGCTTGAGGCTCCCGATATCATCCGTTCTGTTCATCAGGATTATCTGGATGCTGGTGCCGATGTTCTGACCACGAATACGTTCGGCGGATCTCGGCCGAAACTTGGTTCGGCTGTGGACCCGTATAAGCTGAACCGGACGATGACGGAGATTGCTCGTCAGGTTGCGGGAGAAAAAGCTTTTGTCGCTGCTTCGATAGGCCCTACAGGACATTTTGTCGAGCCGTTGGGCGATCTGACCTTCCGTGAAATGGTCGAAATTTTCAAGGAGCAGATCAAAGGTTGTGTGGACGGTGGTGCCGATCTGATCCTCGGTGAGACGCATTTCGATTTGGCTGAAGCCAAGGCTGTGGTTGTCGCGGCACGACTGGTCTGCGACCTGCCTGTTGCCTTGTCCATGACCTTTGAAGGGACGGCGTCGCTGACAGGAACTTCTCCCCTGACCTTTGTCGATACCATGCAGAATATGGGGGTTGAACTCATCGGGACTAATTGTTCGGCCGGTCCGGAGCAGATGCAGGAGACGTTGCGTTCATGGGCGCCTCGACTTGAAACACCCACCTTTGCCGAGGCCAATGCCGGATTGCCGGAGTTGGATGATGATGGAAACACATCCTTTCGCCTTCCACCTGATCCGTTTGCCGAACAGGCCTGTCGGTTTGTTGATCTTGGTGCCAAATTTATCGGGGGGTGTTGCGGCACCACGCCGGATCATATTCGCGCGCTTCGCGCCAGAGTCGGTGATGCCTCCTGGGTGCGTCCACGGAAAACTGACAATGCCCAGTTGGTGTTGACCTCACGAGCTGTGTCCGTTCCCATTGGGTTTGACCATCCCGGTGTTATCATCGGTGAGCGGATCAATCCCACTGGCAAGAAGCTCCTGACAGGCGAATTGCAGGAGGGGATATTCTCCGAGGCATTGCGTTTTGCTTCCGAACAGGTTGATCTCGGAGCGCCGGTGCTTGATGTCAACGTGGGAGCACCCATGGTGGACGAGACTGTGCTGTTGCCCGATTTGGTCAAGACATTGTCCGGTCGGTTTCCTACCCCCTTGTCCATTGATTCCAATGATTCTGCTGCGATAGAGGCCGGGCTGTGGGTGTATCCCGGTTCGCCTCTGGTTAATTCCATCTCCGGGGAATCCGGTAAGATGGAAGAGCTTGGCCCCTTATGTAAACTGTTTGGTGCTCCTTTTATCTTGCTGCCCATTGTTGGTAGCAAGCTTCCGGTGACTGCCAGCGAGCGGTTGGTGGTAATCGAAGGACTGCTCAAGGAGGCCGATAGGCTCGGTATCCCAAGACGACTGATCATGGTGGATGCGCTCGCGCTCACGGTTTCCTCCAAGCCGGAAGCGGCTCGCCATTCGCTGGATGTCATGCGCCATTGCCGCGATGAATGGGGGCTTGTCACAACTATTGGATTGTCCAATATCTCCTTCGGACTCCCTGCACGAGAACTTCTCAATTCCACATTTCTTTCCCTTTCCATGGCGTCCGGGCTGTGTTCGTTCATTGCCAACCCGAACTCGGCCCGCCTTCAAGAGGCGTTGCACACGACCGAAGTGTTATTGAATCGTGACCCGCAGGCCGAGCGGTATATAGGGAAATTCACTGACTGGACAGGAGGGGAAGGTTCCCAGGCCGCCCCAGCTGCCAAGACAGGGGATGATACCGGAGGGCTGCCCCCGGTACAGGCGGCCGTGATCAAAGGTGACAAGGATGTTATTGTCGCTTTGGTGGAAAAAGAGTTGGACGCAGGCAAGGCTGCCATGGCTGTTGTCAACGACCTTTTGATCCCCGGCATCCTGGCTGTGGGTGAAAAGTATGAGCGCAAGGAATATTTCCTGCCGCAATTGCTTCGGTCTGCCGAAACAATGCAGACTGCCTTTGCCAGGCTCAAGCCGCTTTTGGAAGAAGATGAAACCGCAGGAGCCAAGCCTGTTATTGTCATGGCGACAGTCGAAGGTGATATTCACGATATCGGCAAGAACATCGTCTGTCTGATGTTGAAGAATTACGGTTTCGAGGTCGTCGACCTCGGCAAGGATGTCAAGGCCGAGGTTATTGTCGAGGCCGCGATCGAAAATAAAGCATCCGTCATCGGTCTTTCCGCCCTCATGACAACCACCATGGTTCGCATGGAGGATACCGTCAATCTTGTCAGAGAGCGTGGCATGGATACCAAGGTGATCATCGGCGGAGCCGTTGTCACGGAAAAATTCTGCAATGCAATTGGCGCGGATGGCTGGTCCACCGATGCCATTGCAGCGGTCAAGTTGGCCCAGCGGCTCACGCAATAA
- a CDS encoding methylated-DNA--[protein]-cysteine S-methyltransferase gives MKESPTLSREGSLLKEALLRYVAGEVPLWPHLPLDFSALTPFQRAVLDALALVRHGTLTTYGELAATVGSPGGAQAVGGVMGRNPFPLLYPCHRVVGSNGALTGFSATGGLEMKAFLLKHEGGAELLKKKEPPIRQPSLFDYITKT, from the coding sequence GTGAAGGAATCTCCGACACTGAGCCGCGAGGGGAGCCTTCTCAAAGAAGCCCTGCTTCGGTATGTCGCGGGCGAAGTTCCCCTCTGGCCACATCTTCCCCTGGACTTTTCCGCCCTGACCCCCTTTCAACGGGCGGTTCTCGATGCTTTGGCGCTCGTTCGACACGGCACTCTTACCACCTATGGAGAACTTGCCGCCACGGTGGGCAGTCCCGGCGGCGCGCAGGCAGTGGGCGGAGTCATGGGGCGCAATCCGTTTCCTCTGCTTTATCCCTGCCACCGGGTGGTCGGAAGCAATGGGGCGTTGACCGGTTTCAGCGCCACAGGCGGGCTGGAAATGAAGGCTTTTCTTCTAAAGCATGAAGGTGGAGCGGAACTGCTTAAGAAGAAAGAGCCACCAATCAGGCAGCCCTCTCTTTTCGATTATATCACCAAGACATGA
- a CDS encoding TIGR01212 family radical SAM protein (This family includes YhcC from E. coli K-12, an uncharacterized radical SAM protein.): protein MPRYFSLSAYTRQRHGQRVQKIPLDAGYSCPNRDGTLSTEGCIFCNPKGSGSGFGNEGMSIPEQWQFWRDIHTRKNGLSLFTAYLQSYSNTHGPLAKLAGTCAQLRGLPGLTSLSLGTRPDCLDDDKLNLLAEQKEYLGLSEVMLELGLQSASDETLTHINRGHDACAFAEATHAAASRGLKVVAHVIAGLPTVFGREGRAELLASVRMLNSLPIHGIKFHNLYVCRGTGLERLYNEGNYTPLTQHEYLSQLSDALMLLKPTTVIHRLNGNPSQGELVAPDWAANMRGLHNAVRNHFMMDNVWQGKNNGAEAGPPEWFSPDYTLNPA, encoded by the coding sequence ATGCCACGCTACTTCTCACTCTCCGCATATACCCGTCAAAGACACGGCCAACGCGTCCAGAAAATCCCTCTGGACGCAGGATACTCATGCCCGAACAGAGACGGCACGCTTTCAACCGAAGGATGCATTTTCTGTAACCCCAAAGGATCTGGCTCCGGCTTCGGCAACGAAGGTATGAGTATTCCCGAACAATGGCAATTCTGGAGAGACATTCACACTCGGAAAAACGGATTATCTCTGTTCACGGCTTACCTACAATCGTATTCCAATACCCACGGTCCCTTGGCGAAGCTCGCCGGCACTTGCGCCCAGTTACGCGGACTGCCTGGCTTGACATCACTGAGCCTGGGCACCCGCCCGGACTGTCTTGATGATGACAAGCTTAACCTCCTTGCCGAACAAAAGGAATATCTCGGGCTTTCCGAAGTCATGCTTGAACTCGGCCTCCAGTCTGCTTCGGACGAAACCCTGACCCATATCAACCGAGGACATGACGCCTGCGCCTTTGCCGAAGCAACACACGCGGCAGCCAGTCGCGGCCTCAAGGTCGTGGCCCATGTCATTGCAGGATTGCCCACTGTTTTTGGGCGCGAAGGCCGAGCCGAGCTTCTCGCTTCCGTGCGCATGCTCAACAGCTTGCCTATTCACGGCATCAAATTTCACAACCTTTACGTCTGTCGTGGAACCGGCCTTGAACGACTGTATAACGAAGGGAACTACACTCCGCTCACCCAACACGAATATCTCTCTCAGCTTTCGGACGCCCTCATGCTTCTCAAGCCGACCACAGTCATTCACAGACTCAACGGTAATCCTTCCCAGGGAGAACTGGTAGCCCCTGACTGGGCAGCCAACATGCGCGGACTCCATAATGCAGTCCGAAACCATTTTATGATGGACAATGTCTGGCAGGGCAAAAACAATGGAGCAGAAGCCGGACCACCGGAATGGTTTTCCCCCGATTACACACTCAATCCCGCATGA
- a CDS encoding rod shape-determining protein encodes MGNLLNRIIGSFSNDLAIDLGTANTLVYVKGKGVMLSEPSVVAVKKDSRGGKAVLAVGAEAKKMLGRTPGNIVAIRPMKDGVIADFEVTEAMLRHFISKVHNSRRLVRPRIMICVPTGITQVEKRAVRESAQSAGAREVYLIEEPMAAAIGANLPITEPTSNMIVDIGGGTTEIAVISLSGIVYARSVRIGGDKMDEAIMQHVKRKYNMLIGESTAEQIKIHIGSAYPLGDEEPIMEVKGRDLVTGIPQNRPITAEEVREAISEQVEGIVQGVRIALEQTPPELAADIVDRGIVLTGGGALLKGLDQLLQHETQLPITVVEDPLTAVVLGSGKALDNIDLYKDITTD; translated from the coding sequence ATGGGTAACCTGCTCAACAGAATTATAGGTTCTTTCTCGAATGACCTCGCCATTGATCTTGGGACAGCAAACACGCTGGTCTATGTCAAAGGTAAAGGCGTCATGCTGTCAGAACCGTCCGTGGTCGCGGTGAAAAAAGATTCCCGCGGCGGAAAAGCAGTCCTCGCAGTGGGGGCTGAGGCCAAGAAGATGCTTGGTCGTACACCGGGAAACATCGTCGCCATTCGACCCATGAAGGACGGCGTTATCGCCGACTTCGAGGTCACCGAGGCCATGTTGCGGCATTTTATTTCCAAGGTTCACAACTCTCGTCGTCTGGTGCGACCTCGTATCATGATTTGCGTGCCTACCGGGATCACCCAGGTGGAAAAACGCGCGGTCAGGGAATCTGCCCAGTCTGCAGGAGCCAGAGAGGTCTACCTCATCGAGGAGCCGATGGCCGCTGCCATTGGGGCCAATCTGCCCATTACTGAACCGACCTCAAACATGATCGTTGATATCGGGGGTGGCACCACCGAAATCGCGGTTATCTCTTTGTCCGGTATTGTTTACGCTCGATCTGTTCGTATCGGTGGAGACAAAATGGACGAGGCGATCATGCAGCATGTCAAACGTAAGTATAACATGCTTATCGGTGAGTCCACTGCCGAGCAGATCAAGATTCATATTGGTTCCGCATACCCGTTGGGTGATGAAGAACCGATCATGGAAGTCAAAGGTCGTGATCTCGTGACCGGTATCCCGCAGAATCGTCCCATCACTGCCGAAGAGGTCCGCGAGGCCATTAGCGAGCAGGTGGAAGGCATTGTGCAGGGAGTGCGTATAGCACTGGAGCAGACTCCGCCCGAGCTGGCTGCCGACATTGTTGACCGTGGTATCGTTCTCACTGGTGGTGGCGCGTTGCTTAAGGGGCTGGATCAGCTTCTGCAACACGAGACTCAGTTGCCGATTACCGTTGTTGAAGATCCGCTCACGGCTGTCGTGCTCGGTTCCGGCAAGGCATTGGACAACATTGATCTCTACAAGGATATCACCACGGATTAG
- the mreC gene encoding rod shape-determining protein MreC, translating into MKKPKKIAVVIVAGLFVYLFMYTWNLRTGHLDALSSYTGLDISGFILRPGIWANEQVVGFWERYIYLVGLKQRNDELTAENARLQRKSMLLGSQARSATRLEKMLDFVPPQNWNFSGARVIAHRMGPAGVLATLTVDKGSVNSVEPDMPVVSLEGIAGRILNTGALTSTVLLLTDANSHIAVIGESNRSPGMLTGMGYGEPLRLRFVNLNAIIDPGEILLSSGLSGIFPKGLPVARVTKVQRSDISLFLTIEAEPLVNVAKLEEVVLLRRAPVDFSPAVRSESIQQGEAESSAAIR; encoded by the coding sequence GTGAAAAAGCCCAAAAAGATCGCCGTCGTGATCGTCGCGGGGCTCTTCGTGTACCTCTTCATGTACACCTGGAACCTGCGCACCGGGCATTTGGACGCCCTTTCCAGTTATACCGGTCTCGATATCTCCGGCTTTATCCTTCGCCCAGGCATCTGGGCGAATGAGCAGGTTGTGGGGTTTTGGGAGCGGTATATCTATCTTGTCGGCCTCAAGCAGAGGAACGACGAGTTGACAGCGGAAAATGCCCGGCTTCAAAGGAAGAGCATGCTCCTTGGCTCGCAGGCCCGGTCCGCAACCCGTCTGGAGAAGATGCTTGACTTTGTGCCGCCTCAAAACTGGAACTTCAGTGGAGCGCGGGTCATTGCGCATCGCATGGGACCGGCTGGGGTGTTGGCAACGTTGACAGTGGACAAGGGGAGCGTCAACTCTGTCGAACCCGATATGCCGGTGGTTTCCCTTGAGGGGATTGCCGGACGTATTCTCAATACCGGAGCTCTCACTTCCACTGTGCTTCTGCTCACGGATGCCAACAGTCACATCGCTGTTATCGGCGAGAGCAACCGCTCGCCGGGCATGTTGACAGGCATGGGCTATGGAGAGCCGCTCCGGCTCCGTTTTGTCAATCTCAATGCGATAATCGATCCGGGAGAGATTCTGCTTTCATCCGGTTTATCCGGTATTTTTCCCAAAGGCTTGCCGGTTGCTCGAGTGACCAAGGTCCAGAGGTCTGATATCTCGCTTTTCCTGACCATAGAAGCTGAACCGTTGGTCAATGTGGCGAAGTTGGAAGAAGTCGTGCTCCTGCGCCGTGCTCCTGTTGATTTTTCACCTGCGGTCAGGTCGGAATCCATTCAACAGGGGGAGGCAGAGAGCAGTGCTGCAATCAGGTAG
- the mrdA gene encoding penicillin-binding protein 2, protein MSNLYNQSDQQPPRSGLILLQALILGLFCLFSIRLWYLQIHRGEEYALKAKENQLRQEAVFSPRGLIRDRNGDLLAVNEPAYALGLVREDCHDIDKTLHQVAMWTGEKFDDLKAIYVKKRPRVKQFEPLILIPDLSFHQLALIDANRLRWPGLEIQVRPRRQYRYGKLLAHVLGYVAEANEEEMEKRPELALGDYVGKQGIELMLEDRMRGAKGLTQFEVDVNGRRLKERVLKHPRAGHEISLSIDLELQKLAMDWLDEEAGAVAVMDADTGQLWALATAPSYNSNDFASGLSSAQWATLRDDPLHPMQNRVIQSIYPPGSVFKHVVAGAGLHFGEIDPEETVHCSGSVKLGRHVFRCWKKGGHGHVNMERALVESCDVYFYKMGKKIGVDHMSEFAKACGFGQKTGIRLPHEKSGIIPTDKWKRKRFGEGWQGGDNLNMAIGQGYTLVTPLQVVRFFSSLLNGGKLLKPLLVKDEKTVVQGQIPLTNTQLGLLHRALVRTVDDVHGTCRRIRTKGVVVGGKTGTAQVVRLTDDLKELKDDEIPYKFRDHAWMAATAEKDGRRFAIVALVEHGLHGGSGAGPIVKAVIDYLFLNKVRKKPEAMKAKARAARLLTRSSVRKAHAN, encoded by the coding sequence ATGTCAAACCTTTATAATCAATCCGATCAGCAGCCGCCTCGATCAGGGCTTATTCTTCTTCAAGCGTTGATCCTCGGGCTTTTTTGCCTTTTTTCCATTCGTCTGTGGTACCTGCAAATCCATCGTGGTGAGGAGTATGCGCTCAAAGCCAAGGAAAACCAATTGCGTCAGGAGGCTGTTTTTTCGCCTCGTGGGTTGATCCGTGATCGCAATGGAGACTTGTTGGCCGTTAACGAACCGGCATATGCTCTGGGGCTTGTCCGTGAAGATTGCCATGATATTGACAAGACTCTGCATCAGGTTGCCATGTGGACCGGAGAAAAATTTGATGACCTCAAAGCCATTTACGTAAAAAAGCGTCCACGCGTAAAACAGTTTGAGCCGCTGATTCTCATACCGGATCTCTCATTTCACCAACTGGCCCTCATCGACGCCAACCGCCTTCGTTGGCCGGGATTGGAAATCCAGGTTCGGCCCAGGCGGCAGTATCGTTATGGGAAGTTGTTGGCGCATGTGCTCGGATATGTGGCGGAAGCCAATGAAGAAGAAATGGAAAAAAGGCCTGAGCTTGCCCTTGGTGATTATGTCGGGAAGCAGGGGATTGAGCTGATGCTTGAGGATCGTATGCGCGGCGCCAAAGGGCTGACGCAGTTCGAAGTGGATGTCAATGGCCGACGGCTGAAGGAGCGGGTTCTGAAACACCCCAGAGCCGGGCATGAAATTTCCTTGTCCATTGATCTTGAATTGCAGAAGCTCGCCATGGATTGGTTGGATGAAGAGGCCGGTGCCGTGGCGGTCATGGATGCGGATACGGGGCAACTTTGGGCTTTGGCAACTGCGCCTTCCTATAATTCCAATGACTTTGCATCAGGTCTTTCCTCGGCTCAATGGGCTACTCTCCGTGATGATCCGCTTCACCCCATGCAAAATCGGGTCATTCAATCTATCTATCCTCCCGGTTCGGTGTTCAAGCATGTGGTGGCCGGTGCCGGTCTGCACTTCGGAGAGATTGATCCGGAAGAAACGGTTCATTGCTCGGGGTCGGTCAAGCTCGGTAGGCACGTTTTCCGCTGCTGGAAAAAAGGTGGCCATGGACATGTCAACATGGAGCGGGCTTTGGTTGAATCCTGTGACGTCTATTTTTACAAGATGGGTAAAAAGATCGGCGTGGATCATATGAGCGAATTTGCCAAGGCATGTGGTTTCGGGCAGAAAACCGGTATTCGATTGCCACATGAGAAGTCTGGTATCATTCCCACTGACAAATGGAAGCGAAAACGGTTCGGCGAAGGATGGCAGGGCGGCGATAATCTCAATATGGCCATTGGGCAGGGGTATACCCTGGTGACCCCGCTTCAGGTCGTGCGCTTTTTCTCCAGTCTTCTCAACGGCGGGAAGTTGCTCAAACCGTTATTGGTCAAGGACGAGAAAACTGTGGTCCAAGGGCAAATACCGCTGACGAATACGCAGCTCGGCCTGCTTCATCGTGCTCTTGTGAGGACAGTGGATGACGTTCATGGGACGTGTCGCAGGATTCGAACAAAAGGGGTCGTGGTCGGTGGCAAGACGGGGACTGCCCAGGTTGTGCGATTGACGGATGATCTCAAGGAACTCAAAGACGACGAGATTCCGTATAAATTTCGTGATCATGCCTGGATGGCCGCAACCGCAGAAAAGGATGGCAGACGTTTTGCCATTGTTGCCCTGGTAGAACATGGTCTGCATGGTGGGTCCGGGGCTGGTCCCATTGTCAAGGCTGTCATTGATTATCTTTTTCTGAACAAGGTTCGCAAAAAGCCTGAAGCTATGAAAGCCAAGGCCAGGGCTGCCCGCTTGCTGACACGCAGTTCCGTGAGGAAGGCTCATGCCAATTGA